The following proteins are co-located in the Paludibaculum fermentans genome:
- a CDS encoding carboxypeptidase-like regulatory domain-containing protein, protein MKLFWLVIISCGWAAGQYGSCTASGVVVQEGSGEGVPRARLLFTPSTRPGSITLGYFSDDQGRFEAFGLDPTSYSVSVQKSGFVETARDTAGGGGDLVRLGGRCDAKGLQYVIAPAAVISGSIVDRNGVSQGITAVDALRRGWLNGRWQFRKVASAFSDGQGRYRIARLPLGTYVLRVHPSAPVTVKYGEGSGFTQVSAPAYYPGVYESSKAQLIQVRVPGEMGGYDFGPLMTQLLRVEGRVTGVEGRMVPQQCRVTLRPSDLTDTREYQADCQPESGNFAFAEIPPGNYRVTAYAADAEQVTSAVCEVELQSSDVTGLTLAMEPPSTVKGRATVSGGVAPPNGTWLKLKPVSAAPAVDDASPISTAGQLEFSMVLHDRYRLSAGSNQPNLYLQSVQADGKPVEGTLLDWTAHPPDLLEVVLGQDGGSVEGTVRGAFSQSVRGYYVVLVPADLSKLAGSELLTQPTQANGVFQITNVPPGDYYAYAFAFLMRDRINDPAMLSDPLWVPGYRGQPATVHVTPRGSTKIDLPPQPLP, encoded by the coding sequence GTGAAGTTGTTCTGGCTCGTGATCATCTCCTGCGGTTGGGCGGCCGGCCAGTACGGATCCTGCACTGCCTCGGGCGTAGTGGTGCAGGAGGGATCCGGGGAGGGTGTTCCCCGGGCCAGGTTGTTGTTCACTCCGTCCACGCGTCCCGGCAGTATCACTCTCGGCTACTTCTCCGACGACCAGGGCCGCTTCGAGGCCTTCGGCCTGGACCCCACCAGCTATTCAGTTAGTGTGCAGAAGTCGGGGTTTGTTGAGACGGCCCGTGACACCGCCGGCGGAGGCGGTGACCTGGTGCGGCTGGGCGGCCGCTGTGACGCCAAGGGATTGCAGTACGTGATAGCGCCGGCGGCGGTGATTTCGGGCAGCATCGTGGATCGCAACGGAGTATCGCAGGGCATCACAGCGGTAGACGCCCTGCGCCGCGGCTGGCTGAACGGCCGCTGGCAGTTCCGCAAAGTAGCCAGTGCGTTTTCGGACGGACAGGGGCGATACAGGATCGCGCGGCTGCCGCTGGGTACTTATGTTCTGCGAGTTCACCCATCGGCTCCAGTGACGGTGAAGTACGGCGAGGGAAGCGGCTTCACGCAGGTGTCGGCTCCGGCGTACTATCCGGGCGTCTACGAATCCTCGAAGGCGCAACTGATCCAGGTGAGAGTGCCGGGCGAGATGGGCGGATACGACTTTGGCCCACTGATGACCCAGTTGCTGCGCGTGGAAGGCCGAGTGACTGGCGTGGAAGGGCGGATGGTGCCACAGCAGTGCCGGGTCACGCTGCGGCCATCCGATCTGACCGACACCCGGGAGTACCAGGCCGACTGCCAGCCGGAGAGCGGTAACTTCGCCTTCGCCGAGATTCCGCCCGGCAACTATCGCGTCACTGCGTATGCGGCCGATGCCGAGCAGGTCACCAGCGCAGTATGCGAAGTGGAGCTGCAAAGCAGCGACGTCACAGGACTCACACTTGCGATGGAACCGCCGTCGACGGTGAAAGGCCGCGCCACCGTGAGTGGAGGTGTCGCCCCACCCAACGGCACATGGCTTAAATTGAAGCCCGTCAGTGCGGCACCCGCCGTCGACGACGCCAGCCCGATCAGCACCGCCGGCCAACTGGAGTTCAGCATGGTGCTGCACGACCGCTACCGCCTGTCAGCGGGCAGCAACCAGCCGAATCTCTACCTGCAATCCGTCCAGGCCGACGGCAAGCCCGTCGAGGGCACGCTGCTGGATTGGACCGCACATCCTCCTGACCTGCTGGAAGTGGTTCTGGGACAGGATGGGGGCAGTGTGGAGGGCACCGTTCGAGGAGCGTTCAGCCAGTCGGTGCGCGGCTACTATGTCGTCCTGGTGCCGGCGGACCTGTCCAAACTGGCGGGGTCGGAACTGCTGACGCAGCCTACCCAGGCGAACGGCGTGTTCCAAATCACGAATGTTCCACCGGGCGATTACTACGCCTATGCGTTTGCATTCCTGATGCGCGACCGTATCAATGATCCGGCGATGCTGTCGGATCCGCTGTGGGTGCCGGGCTACCGGGGCCAACCCGCCACGGTGCATGTGACGCCGCGCGGCTCCACGAAGATCGACCTGCCACCGCAGCCACTCCCTTGA
- a CDS encoding protein-L-isoaspartate(D-aspartate) O-methyltransferase yields MRLWPRHPAEIPPSLPAALEAQDWSALRENMVRTQIERRDVRDPAVLKAMRVIPRHLFVPVELRSSAYEDRPLTIGHGQTISQPYIVGSMSDLLEIQPAHTVLEIGTGCGYQAAILSQLANQVFSVEIVDALAKQSSRMLHELGYRNVTVRRGDGYLGWPEEAPFDRIILTAAPPEMVPALVNQLKNGGRLIAPIGVDNQVLVIVDKDAQGRTQQRTRYGVAFVPMVPGRK; encoded by the coding sequence ATGAGACTCTGGCCACGCCATCCCGCCGAGATTCCGCCGTCCCTCCCTGCCGCGCTGGAAGCGCAGGATTGGAGCGCCTTGCGCGAGAACATGGTAAGGACGCAGATTGAGCGGCGCGACGTGCGCGATCCAGCAGTGCTGAAGGCGATGCGCGTCATCCCGCGGCACCTCTTCGTCCCGGTCGAACTGCGGAGTTCCGCCTATGAAGACCGGCCGCTGACCATCGGCCATGGCCAGACGATCTCGCAGCCGTACATCGTGGGGTCCATGTCGGACCTTCTGGAGATCCAGCCGGCGCATACGGTGCTGGAGATCGGCACGGGCTGCGGCTATCAGGCCGCCATTTTGTCCCAGTTGGCAAACCAGGTGTTCAGCGTAGAGATTGTGGATGCGCTGGCAAAGCAGAGCAGCCGGATGTTGCACGAGCTGGGTTACCGGAACGTGACCGTGCGCCGCGGTGACGGATACCTGGGCTGGCCCGAAGAGGCTCCGTTCGACCGGATCATCCTGACAGCCGCGCCGCCGGAGATGGTGCCAGCGCTGGTGAATCAACTGAAGAACGGCGGGCGCCTCATCGCACCCATCGGCGTGGACAACCAGGTGCTGGTCATCGTCGACAAGGACGCGCAGGGGCGTACGCAGCAGCGCACCCGCTATGGCGTGGCCTTTGTCCCCATGGTGCCGGGGCGCAAGTGA
- a CDS encoding GNAT family N-acetyltransferase, translating to MNGPVSTDEFDRMEEFFSSRGSASLIDLCPLADPTVVEQVMGRGYHIIEFNNLMLRPVDSADADYVVPAPLGISRTADDRYAEWCRLVLRGFGGVVDMPDEAAEILMNLTSVGDTFFGEIFGEPVGAAAMAVHDRMAMLFGDSTLIEARGQGLQTALIRHRIALAARAGCDYAMACVVPGTASHRNYERCGFRLFYMRVNVQRDLG from the coding sequence ATGAACGGGCCTGTATCTACAGACGAGTTCGATCGGATGGAGGAGTTCTTTAGCAGCCGCGGCAGCGCCTCTCTCATCGATCTGTGTCCGCTGGCCGATCCAACCGTGGTGGAGCAGGTGATGGGCCGGGGTTACCACATCATTGAGTTCAACAACCTGATGCTGAGGCCAGTCGATTCTGCGGATGCGGACTATGTCGTGCCGGCACCGCTGGGCATCAGCCGCACCGCTGACGACCGCTATGCAGAATGGTGCCGCCTGGTCCTGCGCGGCTTCGGCGGGGTCGTCGACATGCCTGACGAAGCGGCTGAGATCCTCATGAACCTGACCTCCGTCGGAGATACCTTTTTCGGCGAGATTTTCGGCGAACCGGTGGGGGCGGCGGCCATGGCGGTCCACGACCGCATGGCCATGCTCTTTGGTGACTCCACTTTGATCGAGGCTCGCGGGCAGGGCTTGCAGACAGCGCTCATCCGCCATCGGATTGCGCTGGCGGCCCGTGCGGGGTGCGACTACGCCATGGCCTGCGTCGTGCCTGGGACGGCTTCCCATCGCAATTATGAACGCTGCGGCTTCCGGCTGTTCTATATGCGGGTCAACGTACAGCGGGACCTCGGCTGA
- a CDS encoding APC family permease — protein MEQRLGLWDVVSLVVSAVIGSAIFLIPATLLRPQPSPLAAMLAMVFAGLLSWFGALAYAEMGAMFPDTGGEYVYLRESWGRLSAFLLGWSFFAVIQGGGLAALAVGFSTLLGGIVPLTPAAAKVVAVSLLMGLSFVNVLGVRQGAWFGHVMNVIKLSGLLWVIVTIATRPPAAALDWSWPRHWTLLQFSAALVPALWAYEGWNMAPCVAGEMVDARRTLPRALGIGLGVVIVLYCVTLWITMRALPVSQILATSAAGTSAVQTVLGGGAALWVTLTILFALVGCTNSCILGAARVYYAQARDGLFFEPFGHVHPRFKTPAFSLIAHGVWSSLLVFTGTYETLISYCTFGAWIFYALVVAGVMLLRRRNPDTARPYRVWGYPWTPMIFIAVAATFILSCFVTTPGSSFAGLALILSGIPLYLYWRRRVTPGRA, from the coding sequence TTGGAGCAACGGCTGGGCCTATGGGACGTGGTCTCGCTGGTGGTGAGCGCCGTGATAGGTTCGGCGATCTTCCTCATCCCCGCCACGCTGTTGCGGCCCCAACCCTCGCCGCTGGCCGCCATGCTCGCGATGGTCTTCGCGGGCCTGCTTTCCTGGTTTGGAGCCCTGGCTTACGCCGAGATGGGCGCGATGTTTCCCGACACTGGCGGCGAATACGTCTATCTGCGGGAGTCGTGGGGACGGCTATCCGCCTTCCTGCTGGGCTGGTCGTTCTTTGCTGTGATCCAGGGGGGCGGACTGGCTGCTCTTGCCGTGGGCTTCTCGACGCTATTGGGCGGGATCGTGCCGCTCACGCCAGCCGCCGCGAAAGTGGTGGCGGTGAGCCTGTTGATGGGCCTCTCCTTCGTCAACGTGCTGGGTGTCCGGCAAGGGGCGTGGTTCGGCCACGTGATGAATGTCATCAAGCTCTCGGGTTTGTTGTGGGTGATCGTCACTATCGCCACCAGGCCGCCGGCGGCCGCGCTGGACTGGTCGTGGCCACGGCATTGGACTCTGCTGCAGTTCAGCGCCGCGCTGGTACCCGCACTGTGGGCGTATGAGGGCTGGAATATGGCGCCCTGTGTCGCCGGTGAGATGGTGGATGCACGCCGGACTTTGCCGCGCGCGCTGGGTATTGGGCTGGGCGTGGTGATTGTGTTGTATTGCGTGACGCTGTGGATAACCATGCGGGCGCTGCCAGTCAGCCAGATTCTCGCCACCAGCGCGGCCGGAACGAGCGCGGTCCAGACGGTGCTGGGCGGCGGCGCTGCGCTGTGGGTGACGCTGACGATTCTGTTTGCCCTGGTGGGGTGCACGAACTCGTGCATCCTGGGGGCGGCTCGAGTGTACTATGCACAGGCACGGGACGGGTTGTTCTTTGAACCGTTCGGACACGTGCATCCGCGATTCAAGACGCCGGCCTTCTCCCTGATCGCGCACGGAGTCTGGTCGTCGCTGCTGGTCTTCACCGGGACGTACGAGACGCTGATCTCCTATTGCACGTTCGGGGCGTGGATCTTCTACGCACTGGTGGTGGCCGGGGTGATGCTGCTGCGCAGGCGGAACCCGGACACGGCGCGACCGTACCGGGTTTGGGGCTACCCGTGGACACCGATGATCTTCATCGCTGTCGCGGCCACATTCATTCTGAGTTGCTTCGTCACCACGCCGGGCAGTTCTTTCGCCGGGCTGGCACTGATCCTCTCCGGCATTCCCCTGTATCTCTATTGGCGGAGGCGCGTCACGCCCGGCCGGGCATAA
- a CDS encoding 3'-5' exonuclease, whose translation MIPWETLNPEQREAVEAWNEALLVMAPVGTGKTNVLALRAAHAVEQGVAPSSILCLSFTNKAAREVKDRLARHLGRRGGEVTAKTFHGLCAQILRVEAPAVGWDRDFLIYDEEDCRSILGEVARRANIKPPDEERDSFEFLLFDAAARARLSEFDDAVPRTPQQVFDACLRDSRASFLQYRGGLMFKPLLAEYVHALRECHAVDFADLIAGVNRLFKENPEVLERWQAKFSWIQVDEIQDTNRGEYRPLSLLAARHRRLSLFGDIDQTIYQWRGSVPLEILAEYKSAFAPVHEMRFTRNYRSTRRILEACERLIRACPGALTKSIVPQQAEEGEPLRVYEADDTRDEARWIRDQVETLVEQQGVKLGEIAVLTRSNFTSRELSRNFTALGLPHLQVDQFKFFQRAEIKETLAHLRLLLNPHDANSLMRFLKTPPKGIGEATIEALAGAPRQAGLKPADLLTPSTFETGDPFRPLMEAARAGRVVVFDIETTGLSIGDDEIVEIAAARCDGSSVLAQFHAYLKPSRPVGDSEPIHHLSDEFLAREGRDPAHVLREFEAFCEGCVLAGHNVALFDVPMVRSVCARLGLPAWEARQVFDTLDITRRFHRLPRYKLGEICSRLGLKSIPTHRADADVAATVELLQVLLPQLEAGAMARVGAVKQYGARFKPLADRLEQWRTFMLTERPFELLERILHESGLIKHYERDPADAPRREHLDELLTLFQRFDDPSMQPMDALIHVLSVASLGKEIDGQAIDEDKVLLLTVHQAKGLEFDTVFIAGAADGEFPNRRSVKEGLEDEEHRLFYVAVSRAKRRLYFSFPVIGGWGRQQMPSRYLRMVMPGRA comes from the coding sequence ATGATTCCCTGGGAAACGCTCAATCCCGAGCAACGCGAGGCGGTCGAGGCCTGGAATGAGGCCTTGCTCGTCATGGCCCCCGTTGGCACGGGCAAAACCAATGTCCTTGCTTTGCGCGCCGCCCACGCCGTGGAGCAGGGTGTCGCGCCGTCTTCCATCCTCTGCCTCTCTTTCACCAACAAAGCAGCGCGCGAGGTCAAAGACCGGTTGGCCCGGCACCTGGGCCGGCGGGGAGGGGAAGTCACGGCCAAGACCTTCCATGGACTTTGCGCCCAGATTCTCCGTGTCGAGGCGCCGGCCGTTGGTTGGGATCGCGACTTCCTCATCTACGATGAAGAGGATTGCCGCTCGATTCTCGGCGAAGTGGCCCGCCGCGCCAATATCAAACCGCCCGACGAGGAGCGCGACTCGTTCGAGTTTCTGCTCTTCGATGCGGCCGCCCGCGCCCGCCTCAGCGAGTTCGATGACGCCGTCCCGCGTACGCCGCAGCAGGTGTTCGATGCCTGCCTGCGCGACAGCCGTGCGTCATTTCTGCAGTATCGCGGCGGCCTGATGTTCAAACCGCTGCTGGCGGAGTACGTCCATGCCCTGCGTGAATGCCATGCCGTCGACTTCGCTGACCTGATTGCCGGCGTCAACCGCCTCTTTAAGGAGAATCCTGAGGTCCTCGAACGCTGGCAGGCCAAGTTCTCGTGGATCCAGGTTGACGAGATCCAGGACACCAATCGCGGCGAATATCGCCCGCTCTCGCTGCTGGCTGCGCGCCATCGCCGTTTGTCTCTCTTCGGGGACATCGACCAGACCATCTATCAGTGGCGCGGCTCCGTTCCTCTCGAGATCCTGGCCGAGTACAAGTCCGCCTTCGCCCCAGTCCACGAGATGCGCTTCACCCGCAACTACCGCTCCACCCGCCGCATCCTGGAAGCCTGCGAACGCCTCATTCGCGCCTGCCCAGGTGCCCTCACCAAAAGCATTGTGCCGCAACAGGCCGAAGAGGGTGAACCGCTCCGCGTTTACGAAGCCGATGACACGCGAGACGAGGCCCGCTGGATCCGCGATCAGGTGGAGACGCTGGTCGAGCAGCAGGGCGTCAAGCTCGGTGAGATCGCGGTGCTCACACGCAGCAACTTCACGTCCCGTGAGCTGTCCCGGAACTTCACGGCGCTCGGGCTGCCGCACCTTCAGGTCGATCAGTTCAAGTTCTTCCAGCGGGCCGAGATTAAAGAAACGCTGGCGCACCTCCGGTTGCTGCTGAATCCGCACGACGCCAATAGCCTGATGCGCTTCCTTAAGACCCCGCCGAAAGGGATCGGCGAGGCCACCATCGAGGCTTTGGCCGGCGCGCCCAGGCAGGCCGGACTCAAGCCGGCCGACCTGCTGACGCCCTCCACGTTCGAAACCGGCGACCCGTTCCGTCCCTTGATGGAGGCGGCCCGCGCCGGGCGCGTCGTCGTCTTTGATATCGAAACCACGGGCCTTTCCATCGGTGATGATGAGATCGTGGAGATCGCCGCCGCCCGCTGCGACGGTTCGTCCGTCTTGGCTCAGTTCCACGCTTACCTCAAGCCCTCTCGGCCGGTGGGTGATTCCGAACCGATCCACCACCTCAGTGACGAATTCCTCGCCCGGGAAGGCCGCGATCCGGCTCATGTGTTGCGTGAGTTCGAGGCTTTTTGTGAAGGCTGTGTCCTGGCCGGACACAACGTGGCTTTGTTCGATGTGCCGATGGTGCGCAGCGTCTGCGCCCGCCTGGGCCTGCCGGCGTGGGAAGCCAGGCAGGTCTTCGACACTCTCGACATCACCCGCCGCTTCCACCGGTTGCCTCGCTACAAGTTGGGCGAGATCTGCAGCCGGCTGGGTTTGAAGAGCATTCCCACCCACCGGGCGGATGCGGACGTGGCAGCGACCGTGGAACTCCTGCAGGTCCTGCTGCCCCAACTGGAGGCGGGGGCGATGGCTCGTGTCGGCGCAGTGAAGCAGTATGGTGCCAGGTTCAAGCCGCTGGCCGACAGGCTGGAGCAGTGGCGCACGTTCATGTTGACCGAACGGCCGTTCGAACTGCTGGAGCGGATCCTCCACGAATCCGGCCTCATCAAGCACTACGAACGGGATCCTGCCGATGCTCCGCGCCGGGAGCACCTGGACGAACTGCTCACTCTGTTCCAGCGCTTCGACGACCCGTCCATGCAGCCCATGGATGCCCTGATTCACGTTCTCAGCGTCGCCTCGCTGGGCAAGGAGATCGATGGTCAGGCCATTGACGAAGACAAGGTCCTGCTGCTCACAGTGCATCAGGCCAAAGGGCTCGAGTTCGACACCGTCTTCATCGCCGGCGCCGCCGATGGCGAGTTCCCGAATCGCCGCAGCGTGAAGGAGGGGCTGGAGGACGAAGAGCATCGTCTGTTCTACGTCGCCGTGAGCAGGGCCAAGCGCCGGCTGTATTTCAGTTTCCCTGTGATCGGCGGGTGGGGCCGCCAGCAGATGCCCAGCCGCTATCTGCGCATGGTTATGCCCGGCCGGGCGTGA
- the pckA gene encoding phosphoenolpyruvate carboxykinase (ATP): MSITGVCPSNHTLESLGLRPTTQWWNLGTGRLTEMALQRQEGVLAGNGALVVRTGQFTGRSPKDKFIVRDSYTESTVAWGSVNQPLTPGQFDGIWARVQQFLDGREVFVADLKAGADSNFTMPIRVVTQRAWHSMFARQLFIKPDLAELAAHVPDFTIVFAPEFTCDPKTDGTNSETCICVNFTRRMVLILGTFYAGEMKKSVFTILNHLLPERDVLPMHCSANVGAHKKVALFFGLSGTGKTTLSADKERRLIGDDEHGWSDTGVFNFEGGCYAKCIRLSREAEPQIFDAIRFGCVLENVVIDPETRILNYDSEEFTENTRAAYRAQYISNALVPGLGGHPSDVVFLTADAFGVLPPISKLTPQQAMYHFLSGYTARLAGTERGLGKEPQATFSSCFGEPFLPRSPLEYARMLGEKLERHKARVWLVNTGWVAGSAGVGHRMKLAHTRAMVNAAIEGELGDVPVKAHPVFQVQVPEFCPGVPTEVLDARGMWADKAAYDAATRDLASRFHKNFSSKFGSVGEDIAAAGPIVD; the protein is encoded by the coding sequence ATGAGCATTACCGGTGTCTGTCCCAGCAATCATACTCTTGAATCTCTTGGATTGAGACCCACCACACAGTGGTGGAATCTCGGAACGGGGCGCCTCACGGAGATGGCGCTTCAACGGCAGGAAGGGGTCCTCGCCGGCAACGGAGCGCTTGTCGTTCGCACCGGCCAGTTCACGGGCAGGTCGCCGAAAGACAAATTCATTGTCCGGGACAGCTACACCGAAAGCACCGTCGCCTGGGGCAGCGTGAATCAGCCGCTCACACCTGGGCAGTTTGACGGTATCTGGGCGCGGGTCCAGCAATTCCTGGACGGCCGCGAGGTGTTCGTCGCTGACCTCAAGGCTGGAGCCGATTCCAACTTCACGATGCCGATTCGCGTCGTCACCCAGCGGGCGTGGCACTCCATGTTCGCCCGGCAGTTATTCATCAAGCCGGACCTGGCCGAACTCGCCGCCCATGTCCCCGACTTCACCATCGTCTTCGCACCCGAGTTCACTTGCGACCCGAAGACCGACGGAACAAACTCCGAAACCTGTATCTGCGTCAACTTCACCCGCCGCATGGTGCTGATTCTGGGTACGTTCTATGCCGGTGAGATGAAGAAGTCGGTCTTCACAATCCTGAACCATCTGTTGCCGGAACGGGATGTTCTGCCGATGCACTGCTCCGCCAACGTGGGAGCCCACAAGAAGGTGGCCCTCTTCTTCGGTCTCTCGGGCACCGGCAAAACGACCCTCTCGGCGGACAAGGAGCGGCGGCTGATCGGCGATGACGAGCACGGCTGGTCCGACACAGGCGTCTTCAACTTCGAGGGCGGCTGCTATGCCAAGTGCATCCGGTTGTCACGCGAAGCCGAACCCCAGATCTTTGATGCCATCCGCTTTGGGTGTGTGTTGGAGAACGTCGTTATTGATCCGGAGACTCGGATCCTAAACTATGATTCTGAAGAGTTTACAGAGAACACACGCGCCGCTTACCGTGCCCAGTACATCAGCAATGCCTTGGTACCCGGTCTCGGCGGACATCCTTCCGATGTGGTCTTTCTGACCGCCGATGCGTTCGGCGTGCTGCCCCCGATCTCGAAGCTGACGCCGCAGCAGGCGATGTACCACTTCCTCAGCGGCTACACTGCGCGCCTGGCCGGAACGGAGCGTGGTCTCGGGAAAGAGCCGCAGGCGACCTTCAGCTCCTGCTTTGGTGAACCCTTCCTGCCACGCAGCCCGCTGGAATATGCCCGCATGCTCGGGGAGAAACTGGAACGGCACAAGGCCCGCGTCTGGCTGGTCAACACGGGTTGGGTTGCCGGTTCGGCCGGAGTTGGGCATCGCATGAAACTCGCCCACACACGCGCCATGGTGAATGCGGCAATCGAAGGTGAACTCGGCGACGTGCCGGTGAAGGCCCATCCGGTCTTCCAGGTGCAGGTACCGGAATTCTGTCCCGGGGTGCCGACCGAAGTCCTTGACGCCCGCGGCATGTGGGCCGACAAGGCCGCCTATGACGCCGCGACGAGGGATCTCGCCTCCCGTTTCCATAAGAATTTCTCGAGCAAGTTCGGTTCCGTGGGCGAAGATATTGCCGCCGCCGGCCCCATCGTCGATTAG